A window of the Mesorhizobium opportunistum WSM2075 genome harbors these coding sequences:
- a CDS encoding YceI family protein, protein MYARIFGFAAVTACLAMPVSAAISLGEAAGSYTINPAASSIRFTIGKAGGGGFDGAFGRFKGTIRIDNSDVGRSKVDFTIYPESVGTGQGRIDAFLRSDAVFDAANSPEIQFRSTSVTRTGDTSALVTGRLTARGKTFAEKFTAEFDGSKGGTIKFHVTGKVLRSRYGMDVGTPLYSNIVDFDMSLTGKRG, encoded by the coding sequence ATGTATGCACGCATCTTCGGATTTGCGGCGGTTACCGCTTGCCTTGCCATGCCTGTTTCAGCGGCCATTTCGCTTGGCGAGGCTGCCGGCAGCTATACGATCAATCCGGCGGCCTCCAGCATCCGTTTCACCATCGGCAAGGCCGGTGGCGGGGGCTTCGACGGCGCCTTCGGCCGCTTCAAGGGCACGATCCGCATCGACAATTCCGATGTCGGGCGCTCCAAGGTCGACTTTACCATCTATCCGGAAAGCGTCGGCACCGGCCAGGGCCGCATCGATGCCTTCCTGCGCTCCGACGCGGTGTTCGACGCTGCCAACAGCCCGGAGATCCAGTTTCGTTCGACCAGCGTGACCCGCACCGGCGACACATCAGCCCTTGTCACCGGCCGGCTGACGGCGCGCGGCAAGACGTTTGCGGAAAAGTTCACCGCCGAGTTCGACGGATCGAAGGGCGGCACGATCAAATTCCATGTCACTGGCAAGGTGTTGAGGTCGCGTTACGGCATGGATGTCGGCACGCCGCTCTATTCCAATATCGTCGACTTCGACATGTCGCTGACGGGTAAGCGGGGCTGA